The Flavobacterium piscisymbiosum genome includes a region encoding these proteins:
- a CDS encoding DUF2157 domain-containing protein: MNKFDDQASKSLLDKNLITENQYQEISVYRNLNIFSLNAELKLFLYLSVLLFTSGIGILIYNNIDSIGHIAILSLLLIVIGVCFYYCFKNSKGFQKQETTFEHPVVEYLALAGSILTCIFIGYLQFQYQPFGTNYRFATLIPTIVSFFCAYYFDNKSILTIGITGLAAYVGLSVTPQDLLNNSNFYNDQTLSYSAIILGVLLILWTIYSSRIQLKTHFNIIYLTFALHIISIATISSLLDYFEYGIWFLFLIVLAASSFYFYKISHELKAISLYVFMIVYAYIGLNIFLIRIFENFSFSDIWVLFIMILPVYFIGSILMFIKLIKKFNKEIAA, from the coding sequence ATGAATAAGTTTGATGACCAGGCTTCGAAATCGCTTTTGGATAAAAATCTAATAACTGAGAATCAATATCAGGAAATTAGTGTGTATCGCAATTTGAATATTTTCTCGCTAAATGCAGAACTAAAATTGTTCCTCTATTTATCTGTTTTATTGTTTACTTCAGGAATTGGGATTTTAATTTACAATAATATCGACAGCATTGGTCATATTGCAATCCTCTCATTGTTGTTAATTGTGATAGGAGTTTGTTTTTATTATTGTTTTAAAAATTCAAAAGGATTTCAAAAACAGGAAACTACTTTTGAACATCCGGTTGTAGAATATCTGGCCTTAGCTGGTAGTATTTTGACTTGTATTTTCATAGGATATTTGCAATTTCAGTATCAGCCATTTGGAACAAATTACAGATTCGCTACTTTAATCCCAACCATTGTCAGCTTCTTTTGTGCTTATTATTTCGATAATAAAAGTATTCTCACTATTGGTATTACAGGTTTGGCGGCATACGTTGGACTTTCAGTAACACCTCAGGATTTGCTAAACAATAGTAATTTTTACAACGATCAGACGTTAAGTTATTCGGCTATAATATTGGGAGTGTTGCTAATTCTATGGACGATTTATAGTTCAAGAATTCAGTTAAAAACGCATTTTAATATTATCTATCTCACTTTTGCTTTGCATATTATTAGTATTGCCACTATTAGCAGCTTGCTCGATTATTTTGAATACGGAATTTGGTTTCTTTTTCTGATTGTATTGGCAGCTTCGTCTTTTTATTTTTACAAAATTAGCCATGAACTTAAGGCAATTTCTTTGTATGTTTTTATGATTGTCTACGCTTATATAGGACTTAATATATTCCTGATTAGAATTTTCGAAAACTTTAGTTTTTCAGATATTTGGGTATTGTTCATTATGATCCTTCCTGTATATTTTATAGGCTCTATTTTAATGTTTATAAAGTTGATTAAAAAATTCAATAAAGAAATCGCAGCATGA